The stretch of DNA TTGGAAACTAAGATGATTTCTTAACAAGTTGAACTAAGTCAAAACCGATTTTTACAAGCTTGGTGGACTCCATCCACTCTTGCCGGTGATGCTGAAGCTACTCAATAGTCAGGGAACTAGGATCTCGCTGGGGATTTGATGTGGAGCCGTGGCTGGATCCAGGAACCCGGAAGACATTATGCCAAGCGAAATATgctagacacagaaagacaaatactgcatgtgctTTTACACGTGCAAAGTACAAACGTCAAATTTACAGTAACAGATTAGAAGGGTGGTTACCAGGGCTGGGGGATGTATCCTATGCCTTTATCACCATTATATTTTGGAAGCAGATAACTTCTCTGGCCTCACAGATTCACAGCTGGGCAGAaattttgcctcaggatgaatcaCACCTTGATTCTCACCCATGTGTGGTTCAGATAATATTTAGGGGGTATTCTGCCCTAAGAGCTGCTACAGGAATGGATTAAGACTTTTGAGAGTTGATACTGAAATGGATTAAGTCTTTTGAGATGGgccagcagttttggaggcccaggtgggcaggtcacttgagctcaagagttcaaaaccagcctggacagcatagtgagacccccatctctacaagaaatacaaaaattagccaggcttggtaatgcactcttgtagtcccagctacttgggaagctgaggtgtcagaattgcttgaggccagggatttgagatcatcctgggcaacatagccagacctatctctacaaaaaattaaattatctggacatggtggcCTGCACGTGTGGGCCCAGCAACTCGGAAGGgtaaggaaggaggatcacttgagcccaggaggtgaaggctgcagtgagccatgagaaAAGGAGatttggttgggtgcagtggctcacgcctataatccccacactttgggaggccaaggtagcagGGAGCTAACTTGCATTCTTCTGTTAGCTGAGGCGTTTGATGATAAATGAAAGCAGAAAGTTTGTGACTTATTTACGTTCTTTCCACAGAAAGGCCATATGTCCTTGgccataaagaaaaagagaccTACAGCTTATCtgcttcctctattttttttatatGTTCTGGACCATGAAGAAAGATTTATAGCTTATTTGCTTTATCTCTTTGCTTTCTCCTGGTCATTTCAGGCTGACTCCTTTTCCCCAATTAGGGCTCCACAGACTCTACCCTCAAAGGGCATTTTTTTCTCACCCTCCTATAAAATCCCTCCCACAAATAAACCAGGATCCTATTTCCCAGCATGAAAAGTTTGTTGGAAAAAAAACTGAGGCTGCATGGgaccttctttctcttcttcaaaaCTACTTCAcctcttctctcttttgtctctctcttcctaACTGCCCTGCACAATTCTAGGTCCCCAGTGAATCCTTGGGTTGACATGCAAGGGAAGAACCCATAGGGAAAGGAAATCTCTGGCTTTCAGAGATAACTTTTTGGATATCTGGATGCATTCATAACCATCCttgtgttaccagaaaggggtcctgatccagaacCTGAAACTTCCATTGCAcaattataactgagaaaattattacagtgaaagagatATGACCTaatcaactccatcttgcttttaacctccaagctgctcttgttcattcctgggcataggctgaactaactttggaaggaacttagtttatagtttgaaacaaagacattaacagccctttcccaaaacaaacccccttcctgcttggggactagactgcctttgtaagaCTAACAAATTAGGCacaaggtgagagatgatggtttaggagtcatgtagctggaggctacaagattctcaCCCTTCCCAGATTGTTCCTGGGGATAACATTACTAttataaaacctaagatcagtgcttgagatattttgcagtcCCTGAACTTGATGGATCACCTGACACCAACCCAGATccataaactggctcatctggtcttgtgaccccacccaggaactgactcagtgcaaaaTGACAGCTTCAAATCTCTATGATTTCGTCTCctacccaaccaatcagcactcccgaCTCACACCTACCtatcaaattatccttaaaaaccctgATCCCCGAGTTTTCAGGGAGACTCATgtgagtaataaaaaaaatttcaggttCCTGTACAGCCAGCTCCACATGAATTAAACTCTCtcttgcaattcccctgtcttgatgaatcagctctgtctaggcagcagggaAGGAGAACCTGTTGGGCAGTTACAACCAAAagggagggttcttggatctcatgcaagaaagaattaggGGTGAGTTCACattgtaaagtgaaagcaagtttactaAGCAAGTAAAGGAacaaggcagggtgcagtggctcacgcctgtaatcccagcacattgagagaggctgaggtgggcagattgcttgaacccaggagttcaagagcaacctgggcaacatgacaaaactctatctctacaaaaaatacaaaaattagccaagggtaATGGTGTGCACCAGTAGTCCAAGctagttggaaggctgaggttggaaattgcttgagcctgggagaatttttttttttgaggcactgTCTGGCTCCGGTCACCCAAGCAGTAGTGCAGTAATGCCATCTCGGCTCAGACTCTAATTCAACACGGAATGTTGAGCTTCTGAGCGTGATATAGCGGAAGTGCCTTCTCTTCCGGTCTCTGGTCTTGGCCGCAGAAGCGAGATGACGAAGGGAATGTCATTGTTTGGAAAGCGTCGCAATAAGACGCACACGTTGTGTTGCCGCCGTGGCTCTAAGGCCTACCACCTTCAGAAGTCGACCTGTGGCAAATGTGGCTACGCTGCCAAGCGCAAGAGAAAGTATAACCGGAGTGCCAAGGCTAAAAGACAAAATACCACCGGAACTGGTGGAATGAAGCACCTAAAAATTGTATACCACAGATTCAGGCATGGATTCTGTGAAGGAACAATACCTAAACCCAAGAGGGCAGCTGTTGCAGCATCCAGTTCATCTTAAGAATGTCTATGATTAGTCATGCAATAAATgttctggttttaaaaaatacaaaaaaaaaaatactgactgTTTACTCCTGAAACTTATGATGCCTAGGTTGAGAAAGACTCAATTTTCCTCATGCTAAATACTTTATACATGTCCTTTATTCATGCATACATAGGACACTTTACACAATATAATTGTTGAAAGTGCTTCTGAAATACTGTTCAAATTGTCTATATTTTTACACAtgcattataaaaattaatatttatcagacaataaatattaaataatttaataaaattgcatttttcaaaGGCTCTAACAATGCATATTTGAGTTATCATATTAAACATTGTATTCTATGATTTTTCAactgtaatataatttttttttgagatgggatcttgctctcttgcccaggctgcagtgtggtggtgcaatcacggctcatgcagcctccacctccccaggctcaagtgatcctctcacctcagtttttgtgtttttagtagagatggggttttataaTGTTGcctaggccggtctcaaacttctgggctcaatctgtccacctcaacctcccaaagtgctaggaatacaggcatgagccacagagcccagccaaaactacattttaaaaataattttttatcattACACACTCCACTAGAAACTATTTAACCCAATTTATGGACTTACATTTCTTCCATTGAAGAACTTGAAGGATCCAAAAATCGAGGTGACATTCTCAGATTTGTGTggcaaaaaaagaatagaaaaataacagatgcaaAGAATGTGTTCCACCAATATGTGGAGGAtcccttttattttaagttcagggaaaGCATTGGAATGATacaagaaaataaactgaaattgTATAATGTGGAAACAAGAGCTCTGTTGCTAATATGCAAGTTTATCACTGAGATTTTAACAACACAACATGCTAATTATACCTTAAAATATGTTTCTCCCAGTCTGGgctacatggcgaaaccccatctctacaaaaaaattcaaaaattagctaggtatgctggtgtgcacctgtagtcccagctacttgggaggctgagagaagaggatcacctgagtccaggaggtggaggttgcagtgagctgagatcgcaccactgtactccagcctgggtgactgagcgagaccctgtctcgaaatatTACAATATGTGACAGCACAGCTTCCATCAGAAATAATTTGTTCCTCTTTTGCCCACACAAAATATTCACCTCCACTTcctctaacattttttttttttaaaaaaaagcccaAACATAACTTTCAGTTGCAAGCAAGGATCTCATGACAGTCTCATGACACTTCTGTTCATTGAGAGCCCAATAGAGTCCTTGCCACTCACGACATTTCATGgtggaacagaaaaataaaacctgaattAACCCTCACattcagaaaaggaaaacaaagaaggtACTACCCAGTAGGTCCATAGCAAATGTGCAATTTTGCTGAGAAGATGAGTTAGGGCCTGGTTCCAGGAGGTCAAGAATGAACAACAGTACTTTTCATGGCTACAGTTCTCCTGAGAATAGGTTTCCAGTCCACTATATTTTGTCGTTCTTAACTTCACCCGATGACATCCCTCATGCAGTATCAGAAAGTATGCCCTCCTTCTGCAGTAAGCAGCTTTCCCCAGCTACTTCTTTTCCACTTAAATGTACCATCCCAAAGACTATTATAAgtctaaatttaattttgtttttataaaatactaTGGACTGATAGAAGTCTCAAAAGTATAACATTATGAAAAGTATAACAAAAGATAGCATTTTATCTGATGCCATTTCAAAATAGGGACATTTTCAAAGCTAAACCCATGACTTTAGCTATACCCACGAGTTTTAGGAACTCTTCCTTAGTTTCAGAATTTTATTCCAGTGTTTTTGAACTTCTTGGGCCACAGTCTAGTTTCTATTTACTACACTTGCCATTTCATCCACCCACAAAAAACAATTTCACAAGAGTTA from Gorilla gorilla gorilla isolate KB3781 chromosome 20, NHGRI_mGorGor1-v2.1_pri, whole genome shotgun sequence encodes:
- the LOC109024249 gene encoding large ribosomal subunit protein eL37-like; translation: MTKGMSLFGKRRNKTHTLCCRRGSKAYHLQKSTCGKCGYAAKRKRKYNRSAKAKRQNTTGTGGMKHLKIVYHRFRHGFCEGTIPKPKRAAVAASSSS